The genome window CTCCCCATTCAAGACGTGGGGCGGACCCCACAATGGAAGGTGGATCAGGTTCCGAGGATGAAGTCGTCGGGGACGAGGGGGATGACGCCCGCGGGGGTGCGGCCGGCCTCCTCGCTGTACTCGATGGGCTGGATGAGGAGCGAGCCGATGCCGGCGCCGCGCGGGTCATTGTCCCGGCCGGCCTGGAGGTAGAGGTACACCTCGTTGGTGCCCGCCTTGATGACCTCGCCGGGGATGAACGGGTGGGGGCGCTCGCGGGTGGGGACGACGGTGATGTTCTCCGCGCGGGCCGTGTAGCAGGTGCGGCCGTCGGGAGCGGGCGTGGACTCCACCAGGTCGTAGCCGTAGCCGCGCTCGCGGTGGAAGTCGAGGTCGGCGCTGAGCGGGTCGGCGTGGGCCTCAATCTCGGCGACGTTGGAGATGCCGTCGCGGTCCGAGTCCAGCAGGTCCTCGGGGACCAGCGGGTTGGTCATCGACAGGAGCTCCACCAGGTCCGGCAGCGCGTCACCGTCGGTGTCGCCGATGCAGGCGTCGGTGCCCAGCACGCGCTCCTCGCAGGCGTTGAGCCGGTCTCCGTCCTCGTCCAGGGAGATGTTGCAGCCGTTGATGACGTCCGGCACCAGCGGGTCCAGGCCCATGCGGACCTCCAGGCCGTCCATCAGCCCGTCCTGGTCCGTGTCCAGTTGGAGCGGGTCGGTGGCGAGCGCGTCCTCGTCCGGGTCCGGCAGGCCGTCCCCGTCGCTGTCGGTGAGCACCTGGCCGGCCCGGACGACGACGTTGCGGTTGAAGGCGATGAAGCGCTTGAGCTTGAGGGCGTTCTGTCGGGCGGAGTACTTAATGGTGGTGAGCGCGCCGGGCAGGCCCGCGAAGTCGACTTCGATGGGCTCGGTGCCCCCGGCGCTGGCGATGGCGGCGACGAGCTCGCGGGTGGCCGGCTCGGCGGTGGCGCCGCGCACGTAGATGGGCTGCACCACGACCTCACCCGCGCCGTACTGCTGGGCCAGGGCCTTGATTTCGCCGGTGACGGCCGTCAGCTCGCAGCTGGAGCACGCGGTGTCGCAGGCGTCCCGCGTGGGCGACCCCGGGGCGCCGCACGCCGGTGCCTGGGACAGGGCGGTGCAGCGCGAGTCGAGCCCCACGCCGAAGTCGTCATTCTCGCGCACGCGGGCACACGTCCTGTCCCCGGTACGGAGGATGACGACGACCATGTAGCGCGTGCGGGCCACCTCGCCCCGGCAGGACGTCTGCATGTCGCCCG of Pyxidicoccus xibeiensis contains these proteins:
- a CDS encoding calcium-binding protein codes for the protein MRAPSRSVWLLIPVLLLSCSDAGLYALGGRGPTGKDRAAFSGDVCVPLAGGEAFPTKVLFAIEGGAGVEAEMVGYATDGLSTLTSRFSGPFVKFGLVAYHTVATGLLGGFSDAAEFQATLPRYATYQESGPVSARSALRLAKTLLSGDMQTSCRGEVARTRYMVVVILRTGDRTCARVRENDDFGVGLDSRCTALSQAPACGAPGSPTRDACDTACSSCELTAVTGEIKALAQQYGAGEVVVQPIYVRGATAEPATRELVAAIASAGGTEPIEVDFAGLPGALTTIKYSARQNALKLKRFIAFNRNVVVRAGQVLTDSDGDGLPDPDEDALATDPLQLDTDQDGLMDGLEVRMGLDPLVPDVINGCNISLDEDGDRLNACEERVLGTDACIGDTDGDALPDLVELLSMTNPLVPEDLLDSDRDGISNVAEIEAHADPLSADLDFHRERGYGYDLVESTPAPDGRTCYTARAENITVVPTRERPHPFIPGEVIKAGTNEVYLYLQAGRDNDPRGAGIGSLLIQPIEYSEEAGRTPAGVIPLVPDDFILGT